Proteins found in one Nocardia brasiliensis ATCC 700358 genomic segment:
- a CDS encoding lipase family protein translates to MTLAAAAAVTVQVAAAGFAAAEPEAVGQQGPYPVYPQLPFPVPPATPWHDHGILGRFQGHDPSFYYPPAELVASKEPGEIIAAREMVPSFFSLVPLDVDAWQLSYRSTNSRNEPIAAITTVLKPRGSKPDRMISYQLPQDSLAPHCAPSQTVQQATVPSNYRGTFAPDSEMLIPLYAISQGWAVSLPDHEGPANAFGAGPLAGMVTLDGVRAAENFAQMSLDRGADTMVGLIGNSGGAIAAGWAAEMKEQYAPELNIVGVAEGGVPADMTAMVDLANSQLAAGLIYSGVLGVAREYPELQEYFDQHMNPLGKAMVGPQSNMCMGWNVSTMFPFLNIKGLFDSPDITREPVPAAVLEKVKMGKSVPKMPMFIYQSNPDWVAPVGPVNKLVDTYCADPDARVEYNRTHANEGYSLFVTAQPRVMSWMKDRFDRVPVANGCIRNDVAGIALEGEALQEFAAAVGPRAAELSERAIREIN, encoded by the coding sequence GTGACACTGGCGGCCGCCGCGGCGGTGACCGTTCAGGTGGCGGCCGCGGGTTTCGCCGCGGCTGAACCGGAAGCCGTTGGGCAGCAAGGGCCTTACCCGGTGTATCCGCAACTGCCGTTCCCGGTGCCGCCGGCGACGCCGTGGCACGACCACGGGATACTCGGCCGATTCCAGGGCCATGATCCGTCGTTCTACTATCCGCCCGCCGAGCTGGTCGCTTCGAAAGAGCCGGGCGAGATCATCGCGGCCCGGGAAATGGTGCCGTCCTTCTTCTCCCTGGTGCCGCTCGACGTGGACGCCTGGCAGCTGTCCTACCGGTCGACCAACTCGCGCAACGAGCCCATCGCCGCGATCACCACGGTGCTGAAACCGCGTGGCAGCAAGCCGGATCGGATGATCTCCTACCAGTTGCCGCAGGACTCGCTCGCGCCGCACTGCGCGCCGTCGCAGACGGTGCAGCAGGCCACCGTGCCGTCGAACTACCGCGGCACGTTCGCGCCGGACAGCGAAATGCTGATTCCGCTGTACGCGATTTCGCAGGGCTGGGCGGTTTCGCTGCCGGACCATGAAGGGCCCGCGAATGCGTTCGGCGCCGGACCGCTGGCCGGAATGGTGACCCTGGACGGCGTGCGCGCCGCGGAGAATTTCGCGCAGATGTCGTTGGACCGGGGCGCCGACACGATGGTCGGATTGATCGGTAACTCGGGCGGCGCCATTGCCGCGGGCTGGGCCGCGGAAATGAAAGAGCAGTACGCGCCCGAACTGAATATCGTCGGTGTCGCGGAAGGCGGCGTGCCCGCGGATATGACGGCGATGGTCGATCTGGCGAACAGCCAGCTGGCCGCGGGCCTCATCTACTCCGGCGTGCTCGGGGTCGCCCGCGAATATCCGGAACTGCAGGAGTATTTCGACCAGCACATGAATCCGCTGGGCAAGGCGATGGTCGGGCCGCAGAGCAACATGTGCATGGGCTGGAACGTGAGCACGATGTTCCCGTTCCTCAATATCAAGGGCCTGTTCGACAGCCCGGACATCACCCGCGAGCCGGTGCCCGCCGCGGTGCTGGAGAAGGTGAAGATGGGCAAGAGCGTGCCCAAGATGCCCATGTTCATCTACCAGTCCAATCCGGACTGGGTGGCGCCGGTCGGCCCGGTCAACAAGCTGGTCGACACCTACTGCGCGGATCCGGACGCGCGCGTGGAATACAACCGCACGCACGCCAACGAGGGCTACAGCCTGTTCGTCACCGCACAGCCGCGCGTGATGTCCTGGATGAAGGATCGGTTCGATCGGGTTCCGGTGGCCAACGGCTGCATCCGCAACGACGTCGCCGGTATCGCGCTGGAGGGTGAAGCGCTGCAGGAGTTCGCCGCCGCGGTCGGTCCGCGCGCCGCGGAGCTGTCCGAGCGGGCGATCCGCGAGATCAACTGA